In the genome of Synergistes jonesii, one region contains:
- a CDS encoding phage tail protein has protein sequence MPTPVFTWIPDFAWRSQFRRRVNITTFESGKEQRSDRGSAPREWTLSFTDSGGVLAEIEAFWNARKGPVESFLWTPPGELSAITVRFKDDTLKSERSGSKYGRIELTLREIL, from the coding sequence ATGCCAACTCCCGTATTCACTTGGATTCCGGATTTCGCGTGGCGGTCGCAATTCCGCCGCCGCGTGAACATCACCACTTTCGAGAGCGGCAAGGAGCAGCGCAGCGACCGCGGATCGGCTCCGCGCGAGTGGACCCTGTCGTTCACCGACAGCGGCGGCGTGCTCGCCGAGATCGAAGCGTTTTGGAACGCTCGAAAGGGCCCGGTGGAATCTTTTCTATGGACGCCGCCCGGCGAGCTGTCGGCGATAACGGTGCGCTTTAAGGACGACACGCTGAAATCAGAGCGTTCCGGCTCGAAATACGGCAGAATAGAGCTCACTTTGAGGGAAATACTATGA
- a CDS encoding phage tail tape measure protein: MARTRKLNYKFGVDISEAERKLKEMSNKIETVGKRMKSFGESTSKLAAPFVGLGVISAKAALDYDKAVDSIVIGTGAVGEKMEGLEASFKKIAAKVPQDMAQSSQAVADLNTRLGLTGEDLESLSITMLDASRMLGEDLGGMIAQSTKAMNDWGVSAKDSAGFMDMLFVASQETGISISSLSEQLYKFGSPLRQMGFDVETVTAMLGSFEKAGVNTELVMGSMRIALGKMAKAGIKDLPEALRASIAAIKNAKTSGEAATIALKVFGAKAGPDMAAAIREGRLEVDELVTSLGKSEGAINRTAEATDGFTEQMGRMKNQVALSLEPLGTKIVKIAEDYMPSLLEKLENFSADCDESTIKIIALTAGLGAGSFVLGHYTIALAGLVTNIGKLRIALTAFFKAHPMGLAALAAAGAGYITYKNISAKMEKIETEDMMRSALGDRAPRMPAKRDAKSMNEYSRRLKKEYSEYLAELQKISDEEAKRYASKTVTAAGIQKPKKPIPPDDDVNNFGIEGTGKKNTGPSAAERLVMNIQDRIKYLGEDGKSFLGVLDAWQAKLKPLSADWKAIEDLKLDIRSDSARKAGEEVAALIERMEKQKEMQAEIDAAVKEGEAKFYADLQWENSMGLLGDEEYLGLLKDRFAALSGEMEKLGLDISNVANWSDDMKQAFSDIQTKGGEIAGAAIDTFRKKMESGTITNAQYLSMLEALKQKFAEYPAVVKQCQDAIDAFNLAKLSALPSLGSQVKASWEDAQQSIARAPSMIGDAFTSAVVGTKSLSEAMLDLLQDIGAVIAKALIMKAIFGVLNIASSTSTVSDWHDAGNAIRVPTKHSGGVVGAGGATALVSPSVFIGAPRMHGGGISGLRSDEVPAILQRGEVVLPKGSTAAEAMSRGLFGLLGLKFHSGGVVGAGGTPALVSPSVFVGAPRMHGGGISGLRSDEVPAILQRGEVVLPKGSTAAEAMSRGLFGLLGLKFHSGGVVGAGGTPALVSPSVFVGAPRMHSGGIAGLRSDEVPAILPRGGVMLPKGDAGAARASENRGGDSYYLTIQAVDAQSFVKMLQNNKGVLESLIVNGIQRGGPLRMAIKGAM; the protein is encoded by the coding sequence ATGGCGCGAACCCGTAAGCTGAACTATAAATTCGGTGTCGATATCAGCGAAGCCGAGCGCAAGCTGAAAGAGATGTCCAACAAAATAGAGACCGTCGGCAAGAGGATGAAGAGCTTCGGCGAGAGCACGAGCAAACTCGCGGCTCCATTTGTGGGGCTCGGCGTGATCTCCGCGAAAGCCGCCCTTGACTACGACAAGGCCGTGGACAGTATTGTCATCGGCACCGGCGCGGTCGGCGAAAAGATGGAGGGGCTCGAAGCTTCCTTCAAAAAAATAGCCGCGAAGGTCCCGCAGGATATGGCGCAGAGCAGCCAAGCCGTAGCCGATCTGAATACACGGCTTGGGCTTACGGGAGAAGACCTTGAATCTCTTTCCATCACGATGCTCGACGCCTCGCGCATGCTCGGCGAAGACCTCGGCGGCATGATCGCGCAGTCGACGAAAGCGATGAACGACTGGGGCGTATCCGCGAAGGACTCCGCCGGTTTCATGGACATGCTTTTTGTTGCCTCGCAGGAAACGGGAATATCCATCTCTTCGCTCTCCGAACAGCTATACAAGTTCGGCTCGCCGCTGCGCCAGATGGGCTTTGATGTGGAGACGGTCACCGCCATGCTCGGCAGCTTTGAAAAGGCCGGCGTGAATACCGAGTTAGTGATGGGCTCCATGCGCATCGCTCTGGGGAAGATGGCGAAAGCCGGAATAAAAGACCTCCCGGAGGCGCTCCGCGCTTCGATCGCCGCGATAAAAAACGCTAAGACCAGCGGCGAAGCCGCCACGATCGCGCTGAAGGTATTCGGTGCTAAAGCCGGCCCCGACATGGCTGCCGCAATTCGCGAGGGACGGCTTGAGGTCGACGAACTCGTGACATCCCTTGGTAAATCGGAGGGCGCTATCAACAGGACTGCGGAAGCGACGGACGGCTTTACGGAGCAGATGGGGCGTATGAAGAATCAGGTCGCCCTTTCTCTGGAACCGCTCGGCACAAAGATTGTGAAGATCGCAGAGGACTATATGCCCTCTTTGCTTGAAAAACTGGAAAATTTCAGCGCCGATTGCGACGAAAGCACAATAAAAATAATTGCCCTCACCGCAGGATTAGGCGCCGGGAGTTTTGTCCTCGGACATTATACTATCGCTTTGGCGGGATTGGTGACGAACATCGGCAAACTCCGCATAGCGCTGACTGCATTTTTTAAAGCGCACCCTATGGGTCTTGCCGCGCTGGCGGCGGCCGGAGCCGGATACATCACTTATAAAAACATCTCAGCGAAGATGGAGAAAATAGAGACCGAAGATATGATGCGCTCCGCGCTGGGGGACAGGGCCCCCAGAATGCCCGCAAAACGCGACGCGAAGAGTATGAATGAGTACAGCCGGCGGCTGAAGAAGGAGTATTCAGAATACCTCGCCGAATTGCAAAAAATATCTGACGAAGAGGCGAAGCGGTATGCCTCAAAAACAGTCACCGCTGCCGGCATCCAAAAACCAAAAAAGCCGATACCACCAGACGACGACGTAAACAATTTTGGCATAGAGGGAACGGGCAAGAAAAACACCGGCCCCAGCGCCGCCGAGAGGCTTGTGATGAATATCCAGGATCGCATTAAATATCTTGGCGAAGACGGAAAATCCTTTCTCGGCGTGCTCGATGCGTGGCAGGCGAAGTTAAAACCGCTCTCCGCGGACTGGAAAGCGATAGAAGACCTCAAACTCGACATTCGCTCCGACTCTGCGCGTAAAGCGGGCGAAGAGGTTGCCGCCCTTATAGAGCGCATGGAAAAACAAAAAGAGATGCAGGCTGAGATTGACGCTGCCGTGAAAGAAGGCGAGGCTAAGTTCTACGCCGACCTCCAATGGGAAAACAGCATGGGGCTGCTCGGCGACGAAGAATACCTCGGACTGCTAAAAGACCGTTTCGCAGCGTTGAGCGGCGAGATGGAGAAGCTTGGGCTCGATATCTCCAACGTGGCCAATTGGAGCGACGATATGAAGCAAGCCTTCTCTGACATACAGACGAAGGGCGGCGAGATCGCCGGCGCAGCGATAGACACTTTCCGCAAAAAAATGGAATCCGGCACGATCACCAACGCGCAGTATCTCTCCATGCTGGAAGCGCTGAAACAAAAATTTGCGGAGTATCCCGCGGTGGTAAAACAGTGTCAGGATGCGATCGACGCCTTCAATCTTGCGAAACTCTCCGCATTGCCGTCACTCGGCAGCCAGGTAAAAGCGAGCTGGGAGGACGCCCAGCAGAGCATCGCGCGTGCCCCCAGCATGATAGGCGACGCCTTTACGAGCGCCGTCGTCGGTACTAAGAGCCTCAGCGAAGCGATGCTGGATTTGTTGCAGGACATCGGGGCAGTAATCGCCAAAGCACTGATAATGAAAGCAATATTTGGCGTACTAAATATTGCTTCCTCTACTTCTACTGTATCAGATTGGCATGATGCAGGAAATGCGATAAGGGTACCTACTAAGCACTCCGGCGGCGTGGTCGGCGCGGGCGGCGCTACGGCGCTGGTAAGCCCGTCCGTGTTTATTGGTGCGCCGCGCATGCACGGCGGCGGTATTTCAGGACTTCGCTCCGACGAAGTGCCGGCGATCCTGCAGCGGGGGGAAGTCGTACTGCCGAAGGGCAGTACGGCCGCAGAAGCTATGTCTCGTGGACTGTTTGGGCTGCTGGGGCTGAAATTCCACTCCGGCGGCGTGGTCGGCGCGGGCGGCACTCCGGCGCTGGTAAGCCCGTCCGTGTTTGTCGGTGCGCCGCGCATGCACGGCGGCGGTATTTCAGGACTTCGCTCCGACGAAGTGCCGGCGATCCTGCAGCGGGGGGAAGTCGTACTGCCGAAGGGCAGTACGGCCGCAGAAGCTATGTCTCGTGGACTGTTTGGGCTGCTGGGGCTGAAATTCCACTCCGGCGGCGTGGTCGGCGCGGGCGGCACTCCGGCGCTGGTAAGCCCGTCCGTGTTTGTCGGTGCGCCGCGCATGCACAGCGGCGGTATAGCAGGCTTGCGCTCCGACGAAGTGCCGGCGATCCTGCCGCGAGGGGGAGTCATGCTGCCGAAGGGCGACGCGGGCGCCGCGCGCGCTTCTGAAAATCGCGGCGGAGACAGCTACTATCTCACGATCCAAGCCGTAGACGCGCAGAGCTTTGTAAAAATGCTCCAGAACAATAAGGGCGTACTCGAAAGCTTAATCGTGAACGGCATCCAGCGCGGCGGCCCGCTGCGTATGGCGATCAAAGGGGCGATGTGA